The genomic DNA ATGTTGCGCAAAGTGATCAGTACCGTCCGTGAGGACCTGCGAAACGCCAAGGACCACGATCCCGCGGCTCGTGGTGATATCGAGAACGCCATCGTCTATTCGGGACTGCACGCGATCTGGTCACATCGGGTGAGCCACTGGCTGTGGCAGCGCGGGGCGAAGGGGCCGGCACGAATACTCGCCCAGCTCAACCGCTTCTTCACCGGTATCGAGATTCACCCGGGCGCGACCATCGGCCGCCGCTTCTTCATCGACCACGGCATGGGCATCGTCATCGGTGAAACCTCGGAGATCGGCGACGACGTCATGCTCTACCACGGCGTCACGCTCGGCGGCCAGGTCCTCACCCAGACCAAGCGCCACCCCACCCTGGGCAACAATGTCACCGTCGGCGCCGGCGCCAAGATCCTCGGCCCCGTCGTCATCGGCGACGGCTCCGCAGTCGGCGCCAACGCGGTGGTGACCAAGGACGTCCCGCCCAACAGCATCGCCACCGGCGTGCCCGCCAAGAACCGTCAGCGCGGCCAGAACGAGACCAAGAAACTCGTCGACCCGGACTTCTACGTCATCTAACTCCACCCGGTCAGCGCAATGGCCCCGTACACGCCCTCCTGGGGTGCGTACGGGGCCATTGCCATGTCCGAGGGACCCCTACTTCGACAGCAGGTCCTTGTATTCCTCGTTCTTCTTGACGAAGTGGTCGACAGCCGAGCACGACGGGATGATCGAAAAGCCTCGCTCGCGGGTATCGTCCAGCGCCGTCTTGATCAGCGGGGAGGACAGGCCCTGGCCGCGGAACTTCGGATCGACGACCGTGTGGTTGAAGTCGCGGACTCCGTCGCGTTCCACGTACGTGGCGTAACCCGCCTCTTCACCGCCGACGGTGATGATGAAGCGTTTCCTGTCCTCCTGATGGGTGACGGTGCGTTCCTGCTCTGCCATGATGGTCTCCTTCGGTCTGCGGAACATGGTTGGCCTGCCCCCCACACTAGTGACGGAAGCCACGAGAGACGAGAAAATCCCCGCAGTTGAATTCAACTGCGGGGATTTTCTGATGTGGCCAGAAGCGGGGTCGAACCGCTGACCTTCCACTTTTCAGGCGGACGCTCTACCAACTGAGCTATCTGGCCAGAAACCGTCCGTGAGGACAATCTCTGCGACCCTGACGGGACTTGAACCCGCGACCTCCGCCGTGACAGGGCGGCGCGCTAACCAACTGCGCCACAGGGCCAAACTGTTTCCAGTTCGTTGTGTTCCGGACTTGTCCGTCGCACAGGGAATTACTTTACACAGCCCGCCGACAGGCGGGCAAATCGCCAGCACAATCACGCTTTTCGATGCCAGCCCCCGGCCCGCGGCAAGGCCAGGGCGTCCGGACGGGCACGAAACGGGCGGAAAACAAAAATACCGGGAACGCATGGCGTTCCCGGTATTTGATATGGCGACCCTGACGGGACTTGAACCCGCGACCTCCGCCGTGACAGGGCGGCGCGCTAACCAACTGCGCCACAGGGCCATATTCTTTTGTTCGAGTGCTCCACGAAGGTGGTACTCGCGTACCCCCAACGGGGTTCGAACCCGTGTCGCCGCCGTGAAAGGGCGGTGTCCTAGGCCACTAGACGATGGGGGCCTGTCGACCTCTGCCGGATTGCCCCGGCCTTAGCGACGTTTTAAAACTATACTGCGCCCGGCCCCAACGTCAAAACCGCGGGTGAACCGGCGAAAGTTCTGGCCAATGGATACCCCTATAGGGTATGCTCCTGCGCAGGATATTCAAGGAGAGGCGGGGAACCATGACTAACGTCGCAGACGAGATGAACCACCAGGGCGCCGAGCCGGACGTCGCCACCGAGCCTGGCCACACGCACGGCTACAACGGAGACAAGGCCAGGTACCTCGCCCGGCTCAAGCGCATTGAGGGCCAGGCCCGCGGAATTCACCGGATGATCGACGAGGACCAGTACTGCATCGACATCCTGACCCAGATTTCCGCCGTGAACTCCGCGTTGGAGAACGTCGCCCTGGCACTGCTGGAGGATCACGTCACCCACTGCGTTCGCGACGCCGCCGGCGCGGACGGCGAGGAACTGGACGCCAAGCTCGAAGAGGCGATGAAGGCGATCAGGCGGATGGTCAAGAGCTAGCCACCCTTCCGGCCGAATGGGGGCCCGTCACGCGGTGACGGGCCCCCATTCGTTCGCTTCGGCACGATCTCCCGGCCACGCGGCTACGCGGCCTCCGCGATGTCCTCCGCCGTGCGCCGAATGCGGTTGCGGCGGTTCATCTGCTTGCCCAGCTCCGTGGCCTCCCGGAGCTCCCTCTCCCGCTGCGCCTTGGTCTGCTTCGTCAGCGCGGCGGAC from Corynebacterium guangdongense includes the following:
- a CDS encoding metal-sensitive transcriptional regulator, translating into MNHQGAEPDVATEPGHTHGYNGDKARYLARLKRIEGQARGIHRMIDEDQYCIDILTQISAVNSALENVALALLEDHVTHCVRDAAGADGEELDAKLEEAMKAIRRMVKS
- a CDS encoding GNAT family N-acetyltransferase; its protein translation is MAEQERTVTHQEDRKRFIITVGGEEAGYATYVERDGVRDFNHTVVDPKFRGQGLSSPLIKTALDDTRERGFSIIPSCSAVDHFVKKNEEYKDLLSK
- the epsC gene encoding serine O-acetyltransferase EpsC — encoded protein: MLRKVISTVREDLRNAKDHDPAARGDIENAIVYSGLHAIWSHRVSHWLWQRGAKGPARILAQLNRFFTGIEIHPGATIGRRFFIDHGMGIVIGETSEIGDDVMLYHGVTLGGQVLTQTKRHPTLGNNVTVGAGAKILGPVVIGDGSAVGANAVVTKDVPPNSIATGVPAKNRQRGQNETKKLVDPDFYVI